In Nitrospinota bacterium, the following are encoded in one genomic region:
- a CDS encoding adenosylhomocysteinase: MDYDVLDVSLADQGRLRVEWAEKSMPVLKLIRRRFKREKPLKGVRLAACLHVTTETAALVRTLKAGGAECFVCASNPLSTQDDVAATLVKHDEVPVYAIKGEDNDTYYRHLNNVLDSKPHLTMDDGADIVSTLHTDRQDALAHVVGGTEETTTGVIRLRSMATNGVLRYPIVAVNDAETKYLFDNRYGTGQSTLDGIVRATNKLIAGSVFVVCGYGWCGRGVAMRARGAGARVLVTEVNPMRALEAIMDGFEALPMGEAAPIGDIFVTITGDISVIRPTHFKKMKDGAILCNSGHFNVEIDLPGLERMTVKRRTIRPFLEEYTLKNQRRLYVLGEGRLINLTAAEGHPSSVMDMSFANQALAAEYIHQNAGELESKVYPVPEEIDKAIASLKLKSLGVKIDTLTKKQEGYLSSWDIGT; encoded by the coding sequence ATGGACTACGACGTTTTAGATGTAAGCCTGGCCGACCAAGGCCGACTTCGGGTGGAATGGGCCGAAAAGAGCATGCCGGTTCTCAAGTTGATCCGAAGGCGCTTCAAACGCGAGAAGCCTCTGAAGGGCGTCAGGTTGGCTGCCTGCCTTCACGTGACGACTGAGACGGCCGCCCTCGTCCGAACCCTAAAAGCCGGCGGAGCCGAATGTTTCGTCTGCGCTTCAAACCCCCTATCAACCCAGGACGATGTGGCGGCGACCCTCGTTAAGCACGACGAGGTTCCGGTCTATGCCATCAAAGGCGAAGACAACGATACGTATTACCGCCATCTTAACAACGTGCTCGACTCGAAACCGCATCTCACCATGGACGACGGGGCCGATATCGTATCGACACTCCATACGGATCGCCAGGACGCGCTGGCCCACGTCGTGGGCGGGACCGAGGAGACCACCACGGGCGTCATCCGCCTCCGAAGCATGGCGACCAATGGGGTGCTACGCTACCCGATTGTCGCCGTCAACGACGCCGAAACAAAATACCTCTTTGACAACCGCTACGGGACGGGCCAAAGCACCTTGGACGGGATCGTACGCGCCACCAACAAGCTCATTGCCGGGAGCGTCTTCGTCGTATGCGGATACGGCTGGTGCGGCCGTGGTGTTGCAATGCGTGCCAGGGGCGCAGGCGCAAGGGTGCTGGTGACTGAAGTCAATCCGATGAGGGCCTTAGAGGCGATTATGGATGGATTCGAGGCGCTCCCGATGGGCGAGGCGGCCCCCATTGGGGACATCTTCGTCACGATTACGGGAGATATATCGGTCATTAGACCTACGCACTTCAAGAAGATGAAAGATGGGGCCATCCTTTGCAACTCCGGGCACTTCAATGTGGAGATCGACCTTCCGGGCCTCGAGCGGATGACTGTGAAAAGGCGGACCATCAGACCCTTCCTCGAGGAGTACACATTGAAGAACCAACGTCGTCTCTATGTCTTGGGCGAGGGGAGGCTCATCAATCTCACTGCCGCCGAGGGACATCCCTCCAGCGTCATGGACATGAGCTTCGCGAACCAGGCCTTGGCGGCCGAGTACATTCATCAAAACGCAGGGGAGCTGGAGTCTAAAGTCTATCCGGTGCCGGAGGAGATTGATAAGGCCATCGCATCGCTGAAACTCAAATCCCTGGGCGTCAAAATAGACACTCTCACCAAAAAGCAGGAAGGTTACCTGTCCTCCTGGGACATCGGGACTTAG